Proteins co-encoded in one Phycodurus eques isolate BA_2022a chromosome 21, UOR_Pequ_1.1, whole genome shotgun sequence genomic window:
- the htr5ab gene encoding 5-hydroxytryptamine (serotonin) receptor 5A, genome duplicate b, whose product MQTTHAAPSAALLLDAAPLNGMQNESTSVSEPSTMTYPNGSVANASGHAPENDIYRPFSLFSVLTLTLLAMLAVATFMWNLVVLVTILRVRTFHRVPHNLVASMAISDVMVAALVMPLSLVHELNGRLWKLGRVLCQVWISFDVLCCTASIWNVTAIALDRYWSITRHLEYTLKTRKKISNVMIALTWLLSSIISLSPLFGWGETYTEGMKCQVSQEPSYTVFSTFGAFYLPLCVVLFVYWKIYKAAKLRIGSRKSNTITPMAEVKEEARQPQMVFTARHATVTFQTDGDTWREQKEKKAALMVGILIGVFVLCWIPFFITELIVPLCSCDIPPIWKSIFLWLGYSNSFFNPLIYTAFNKNYNNALRNLFSRQR is encoded by the exons ATGCAAACCACGCACGCAGCACCTTCTGCCGCACTACTACTTGACGCTGCACCGCTAAACGGG ATGCAGAATGAGTCGACTTCCGTCTCAGAACCGTCTACCATGACGTATCCCAACGGCAGCGTGGCGAACGCCAGCGGCCACGCCCCTGAAAACGACATCTACCGGCCCTTCTCCCTGTTCAGCGTGCTCACCCTGACCCTGCTGGCCATGCTGGCCGTGGCCACCTTCATGTGGAACCTGGTGGTGCTGGTCACCATCCTGCGAGTGCGCACGTTCCACCGGGTGCCGCACAACTTGGTGGCGTCCATGGCCATCTCCGACGTGATGGTGGCGGCGCTGGTGATGCCGCTGAGCCTGGTGCACGAGCTGAACGGACGCCTGTGGAAGCTGGGCCGCGTCCTCTGCCAG GTATGGATCTCCTTCGACGTGCTGTGCTGCACGGCCAGCATCTGGAACGTGACGGCCATCGCTCTGGACCGCTACTGGTCCATCACGCGCCACCTGGAGTACACGCTCAAGACGCGCAAGAAGATCTCCAACGTGATGATCGCCCTCACGTGGCTGCTGTCATCCATCATCTCGCTATCGCCGCTCTTCGGCTGGGGCGAGACGTACACCGAGGGCATGAAGTGCCAGGTGAGCCAGGAGCCGTCGTACACCGTCTTCTCCACGTTCGGCGCCTTCTACCTGCCGCTCTGTGTGGTGCTCTTCGTCTACTGGAAGATCTACAAGGCGGCCAAGCTCCGGATCGGCTCTCGCAAGAGCAACACCATCACTCCCATGGCAGAG GTGAAAGAGGAGGCTCGGCAGCCCCAGATGGTGTTCACGGCGCGGCACGCCACCGTCACCTTCCAGACGGACGGCGACACGTGGCGCGAGCAAAAGGAGAAGAAGGCGGCGCTAATGGTGGGCATCCTGATCGGCGTCTTCGTGCTCTGCTGGATCCCGTTCTTCATCACCGAGCTCATCGTGCCGCTGTGCTCCTGCGACATCCCGCCCATCTGGAAGAGCATCTTCCTGTGGCTCGGCTACTCCAACTCCTTCTTCAACCCGCTCATCTACACCGCCTTCAACAAGAACTACAACAACGCCCTGAGGAACCTCTTCTCCAGGCAGCGTTGA